GCCGACACCGGGGAGGAAGCCGCCCGGCCTCCCGGTGATACATCCCGTCGACCACGTATCACCAGGGTCGTCACCGACTCCTTCTCAACGCGGGCACCGCTCACTACGCTGAGCGCCAGCGGACCTCCGCCGGGCCGGCCCGCCGTGACAGGAAGTCCGCCCATGCCCACCTCGTCGCTCGCGCAGCCGTCGCTCCCGCCGACGCCCCCTGTGGTCGCGCCCGCCCTCCTGACCCGGTTCGGCGCGCGGGTGCTCGATCCGCTGACCGCCGTCCGCACCGGCCGCACCCCGGCCCCGACGGTCTACCTCGCCGACCGGCTGCTGGTCCGGGGAGCCGCCGAGGACACCCGCACCGCCGACGCGGTGGCCCTGCTGGGGGAGGTCGCCGCCGGCCTCGGCGTCCCGGTCGAGGTGTCGGTGGACCGGCGCGACCGCGTCGTCGCCCGCCAGCTGCTGCAGACCGAGGGCGGACGCCTGCTGGCCGAGGCCACCAGCACCCGGCTGCTGCTGAGCACGCCCGCCGACGGCCGCACCGCCCCACCGGACGCCTGGGCCCTGCTCGCCGCCGCCCGCGCGCAGGCCCCCGAGCTCGCCCGCCACATCCACCTGGACCACCTGCTCACCGCCTGCTCCGAGACCTGGAACGGCGTCGGCGGCATCTGGGGCGGGGTCGGTGGGATCTGGGGCGGGGTCGGTGGGATCTGGGGCGGGGTCGGAGGCATCTGGGGCGGCGTCAGCCCCACCCCCTCCCCCTACGGCAGCCCCGGCTACGGCACCCGCGTCCCGGTCTCCTGGAACGGTGCCGACCCGCGGACCACCGCGCCGGCGGTGAAGCGTCCACCGGTGGTGGTCCTGCTGGACACCGGGGTCGGGGAGCACCCGTGGTTCCGCGACGGCGAGGGCGTCCGGGAGGTGGTCGAGGTCGGCGGCATCCCGGTCGGCATCAGCGTCAGCGGGGTCGGCGACCCGGAGCTGTCGGGGGTGGTGGCCGACGCGGTCGGGGGCATGCTGGACCGCCAGTCCGGCCACGGCACCTTCATCGCCGGGGTCGTCCGGCAGCGCTGCCCGCAGGCCGAGCTGTGGGCCGTCCCGGTGATGCCCGCCGACGGCGCCGCCTCCGAGGGCGACCTGCTGCACGCCCTGACCGTGCTGCTGGCCCAGCACCTGGACGCCCAGGCGCGTGGCGACTCCGAGGGGGTGGTGGACGTGATCGGGTTGTCCCTCGGCTACTACCACGAGGACCCGGCCGACGCCCTGGACGACGGGCCGCTGCTGGCCCTGCTGCAGCTGGCCGCCCGCTCCGGCACCGCGGTGGTCGCGGCCGCCGGCAACGACGCCACCAGCACCCCCTTCTTCCCCGCCGCGCTGGCGCCCGCGCTCACCGACGGCGTCCCGCTGACCAGCGTCGGGGCCCTCAACCCCGAC
The sequence above is a segment of the Auraticoccus monumenti genome. Coding sequences within it:
- a CDS encoding S8/S53 family peptidase; the protein is MPTSSLAQPSLPPTPPVVAPALLTRFGARVLDPLTAVRTGRTPAPTVYLADRLLVRGAAEDTRTADAVALLGEVAAGLGVPVEVSVDRRDRVVARQLLQTEGGRLLAEATSTRLLLSTPADGRTAPPDAWALLAAARAQAPELARHIHLDHLLTACSETWNGVGGIWGGVGGIWGGVGGIWGGVGGIWGGVSPTPSPYGSPGYGTRVPVSWNGADPRTTAPAVKRPPVVVLLDTGVGEHPWFRDGEGVREVVEVGGIPVGISVSGVGDPELSGVVADAVGGMLDRQSGHGTFIAGVVRQRCPQAELWAVPVMPADGAASEGDLLHALTVLLAQHLDAQARGDSEGVVDVIGLSLGYYHEDPADALDDGPLLALLQLAARSGTAVVAAAGNDATSTPFFPAALAPALTDGVPLTSVGALNPDGRSVALFSNNGSWISTHAPGAQVVSTVPVTLSGALTAGVHVDRDDPLPRTGVDPDTHRSGFAVWSGTSFAAPFVAGDLAAAIAVDEDPVGTDPATMVARGARAVATVLAAREVRR